From the genome of Populus alba chromosome 10, ASM523922v2, whole genome shotgun sequence, one region includes:
- the LOC118034514 gene encoding mitochondrial thiamine diphosphate carrier 2 isoform X2, translating to MQQQVLLQVQLEPTSLWALVRSNVTAPSKYTGMLQATKDIFREEGLPGFWRGNVPALLMVMPYTAIQFAVLHKLKTFAAGSSKTEDHIQLSPYLSYASGALAGCAATVGSYPFDLLRTILASQGEPKVYPTMRSAFVDIVRTRGFRGLYAGLSPTLVEIVPYAGLQFGTYDTFKRWTMAWNHHVSSTTSSISTDDNLSSFQLFICGLAAGTCAKLVCHPLDVVKKRFQIEGLQRHPKYGGRVEHHAYRNMFDALRRILQTEGWAGLYKGIVPSTVKAAPAGAVTFVAYEFTSDWLESILT from the exons ATGCAACAGCAGGTGCTATTGCAG GTTCAACTGGAGCCAACGTCTTTGTGGGCATTGGTTCGCAGTAATGTGACTGCACCATCAAAGTACACAGGAATGTTGCAAGCAACAAAGGATATATTTAGAGAGGAAGGTTTACCG GGTTTTTGGCGTGGAAATGTCCCAGCTTTACTTATGGTTATGCCATACACTGCCATACAATTTGCGGTGTTGCACAAATTGAAAACATTTGCTGCCGGTTCTTCTAAGACAG AGGATCATATTCAGTTGAGTCCTTACCTCTCCTATGCCAGCGGAGCATTAGCAGGGTGTGCAGCTACAGTTGGATCGTACCCATTTGATCTTCTAAGAACCATACTAGCTTCACAGGGTGAACCTAAG GTGTATCCAACGATGAGGTCAGCATTTGTTGATATTGTCAGAACTCGTGGCTTCAGAGGCTTATATGCTGGATTATCCCCAACACTGGTTGAGATTGTTCCTTATGCTGGACTTCAGTTTGGCACCTACGATACATTTAAGCGCTGGACCATG GCCTGGAACCATCATGTATCGTCTACCACAAGCTCCATAAGCACAGATGATAACCTTTCAAGCTTTCAGCTTTTTATCTGCGGGTTAGCAGCTGGCACATGTGCCAAACTTGTCTGTCATCCTCTTGATGTGGTCAAGAAAAGGTTCCAG ATTGAAGGACTACAGAGGCACCCAAAGTATGGTGGTCGAGTCGAGCATCATGCTTACAGAAACATGTTTGATGCTCTTCGCCGAATTTTGCAGACGGAGGGCTGGGCTGGTCTTTATAAAGGCATCGTCCCATCAACTGTCAAGGCTGCACCAGCTGGTGCTGTAACATTTGTGGCCTATGAATTCACATCAGACTGGCTGGAGTCTATTTTGACTTGA
- the LOC118034513 gene encoding protein SRC2 isoform X2 encodes MQTHQRRLPSNLQIAIGTHTKLSLSPPLPSLSLSISMDQRTLDINVISARDLKDVNYISKMDVYAVVSISGVDSKQKPKQKNKTPVDRAGGKSPTWNFPIKFTIPETSLAENRLSLVFKLKCERALGDKDIGEVNVPIKELLDSAGDGKSMKFVSYQVRKPSGKPKGEINFSFKFGEIEKVVAPEAPEASSSAAKATNSNSQPVAAYPAGPTSVPYGGPGSYPPPPSGYGYPPTPPYGGYPPPPPPGYGYPPPPPGYGYPPAQGGYGYPPPVQGQQPQKKNKFGMGLGAGLLGGAIGGLLIGDMVSDASGFDDAGGFDF; translated from the exons ATGCAAACCCATCAGCGGAGGTTGCCAAGTAACTTGCAAATTGCCATCGGAACTCACACcaagctctctctctcccctcctctcccctctctctctctctctatatccATGGATCAAAGAACCTTAGATATCAATGTCATCTCTGCAAGAGATCTCAAAGATGTCAATTATATCTCCAAAATGGATGTGTATGCTGTTGTTTCAATCTCTGGTGTTGactcaaaacaaaaacccaagcaaaaaaacaaaaccccagTAGATAGAGCTGGTGGAAAAAGCCCCACTTGGAACTTCCCTATAAAATTCACTATCCCTGAAACCTCACTTGCAGAAAACCGTCTGAGTCTTGTTTTCAAGCTTAAATGTGAGCGTGCTTTAGGGGATAAAGATATTGGTGAAGTCAACGTGCCAATAAAGGAGCTTTTGGATTCAGCTGGCGATGGTAAATCCATGAAGTTTGTTAGCTATCAGGTGAGGAAACCATCAGGGAAACCTAAAGGTGAgattaacttttcttttaagttcGGTGAGATTGAGAAAGTAGTGGCTCCTGAAGCTCCTGAAGCATCATCATCAGCAGCGAAGGCAACTAATTCCAACAGTCAGCCTGTCGCTGCATATCCTGCGGGGCCTACCTCTGTTCCTTATGGTGGACCTGGCTCATATCCACCACCCCCATCTGGATATGGATATCCACCTACACCACCATATGGCGGATACCCACCGCCTCCACCACCAGGTTATGGATACCCACCGCCACCACCTGGATATGGATATCCCCCTGCTCAAGGGGGGTATGGGTACCCACCAC CAGTGCAAGGGCAGCAGCCgcaaaagaagaataaatttgGGATGGGCCTCGGGGCTGGATTGCTAGGAGGAGCTATTGGTGGGCTTTTGATTGGAGATATGGTGTCTGATGCTTCAGGATTTGATGATGCTGGTGGGTTTGatttttga
- the LOC118034516 gene encoding uncharacterized protein isoform X1 has translation MEMDAIEGNSEWNCIEDESAEQSLSPGICDAYRDPELLPRIGDEYQAQIPALMTECANRLLVENPADAKISSATCDEFLVGLPVSLMWISEEVESIKHEPQGYPCDLTDTSNSNESVKPESIREAKIVPGVDLKAKVEHMDITTNGGMEVGESAKLCFQPELSNEMPFKLGSKVYSLVPGSVNNPWSEAEEDSFLLGLFIFGKNLVQVKNFVESKTMRDILSFYYGKFYRSDRHRKWSECRKIRSRKCVYGQRIFTGSRQHEMLSRLLPQLSEECRNILLEAAKAFGEGKMLLEEYVFTLKLTVGLRALVEAVGIGKGKQDLTGFTMESLKSNQVAHVRPEIPTGKACSTLTPVEIINYLTGGYRLSKARSNDLFWEAVWPRLLARDWHSEQPNDHGFAAASRHSLVFLIPGIKKFSRRKLVKGDHYFDSVSDVLNKVALDPTLLELDIGEDKGDGSKEETTWNNKTNLDQGDFPGQQRHCYLKPRTPSRTSNAMMFTVVDTSLANKETKKVRELRSLPVGLMSISNSRSDSEDSDDDSSKESTDESDSCDNLCSDKNKRTMIKTTKNDLDKGVFSDSEGVENNALKQSFPINGSGFTKALEEIPEDQKADKCDDVQMKRAIKRQTTRRVRHGDRKLLAPVAKHLHGLIACDQTKTSGGVINSHGLKQDELGCAGEGPNFRDDFLSRVDPPVEKLSATSSSRGSPHISDECALSSNSSVAEHPHEKLQSRALIDLNIPVAQDAETEPSMMEVMEVQDDQASRQTEDFQRQKITTPVACDSIPQQPPNMNNRRHSTRNRPPTTKALEALACGFLSIKQKRKSRDDFSLDNRMSRPSRRARSKMRITENFSVDMTNFEGDERRRNGGCKSNGDMLSEVQI, from the exons ATGGAG ATGGATGCTATCGAAGGGAATTCTGAGTGGAATTGCATTGAAGATGAATCTGCTGAGCAATCACTTTCTCCGGGTATTTGCGATGCCTACAGAGATCCTGAGCTGCTTCCTCGCATTGGAGATGAGTACCAAGCTCAAATTCCAGCTCTTATGACAGAATGTGCCAACCGGTTGCTTGTGGAGAATCCAGCTGATGCAAAAATCTCGTCTGCTACTTGCGATGAGTTTTTGGTTGGGTTGCCTGTATCATTAATGTGGATCAGTGAGGAAGTTGAGAGCATTAAACATGAACCACAAGGTTACCCTTGTGATTTGACTGACACATCCAATAGCAACGAGTCTGTAAAACCTGAAAGCATTAGAGAGGCAAAGATTGTTCCAGGAGTTGACTTGAAAGCTAAGGTTGAGCATATGGATATTACAACGAATGGTGGCATGGAAGTAGGAGAATCTGCAAAGTTATGTTTTCAACCAGAATTAAGTAATGAAATGCCTTTTAAGCTTGGAAGCAAAGTTTACTCCTTAGTTCCTGGTTCTGTGAACAACCCTTGGAGTGAAGCAGAGGAGGACAGTTTTCTTCTTGgtttatttatctttggaaaaaATCTTGTTCAAGTGAAGAACTTTGTTGAGAGCAAGACGATGCGTGACAtactttcattttattatggTAAGTTTTATAGGTCTGACAGACACCGTAAATGGTCAGAGTGCCGTAAAATAAGAAGCAGAAAATGTGTATACGGACAAAGGATTTTTACAGGATCGAGGCAACATGAGATGTTATCTCGTTTGCTTCCACAATTGTCAGAGGAATGCAGAAATATTTTGCTTGAG GCTGCCAAGGCATTTGGAGAGGGAAAAATGTTGCTGGAAGAATATGTATTCACTTTAAAGTTGACAGTTGGATTGCGTGCCCTCGTAGAGGCAGTGGGAATTGGCAAAGGAAAACAAGACCTCACAGGCTTTACCATGGAGTCTCTGAAGTCTAATCAAGTTGCTCATGTCCGTCCAGAAATACCAACCGGAAAAGCATGCTCAACCCTTACACCTGTTGAAATTATCAACTACCTAACTGGTGGCTATCGCTTAAGCAAAGCCCGGTCAAATGATCTGTTCTGGGAAGCTGTTTGGCCTCGATTACTTGCAAGAGATTGGCATTCTGAACAGCCTAATGATCATGGTTTTGCTGCTGCCTCCAGGCATTCTCTGGTCTTTCTGATCCCTGGCATCAAGAAGTTTTCAAGAAGGAAACTAGTGAAAGGAGACCACTATTTTGATTCTGTCAGTGATGTCCTGAATAAAGTTGCTTTGGATCCAACGCTTCTTGAGCTTGACATTGGAGAAGATAAGGGTGATGGTAGCAAGGAAGAAACCACATGGAACAACAAGACAAATTTGGACCAAGGAGATTTTCCTGGTCAACAACGCCATTGTTACCTCAAACCTAGAACTCCAAGCCGCACTTCAAATGCCATGATGTTTACCGTAGTTGATACAAGTCTTGCCaataaggaaacaaaaaagGTGAGAGAACTGAGGAGCTTACCAGTTGGATTGATGAGCATATCCAACTCCAGAAGTGATTCTGAAGATAGTGATGATGATTCTTCAAAGGAGTCAACTGATGAATCTGATTCTTGTGATAACCTGTGTTCTGATAAGAATAAGAGGACCATGATAAAAACCACAAAGAATGATTTGGACAAGGGAGTATTTTCTGACAGTGAAGGCGTTGAAAATAATGCTTTAAAGCAGAGTTTTCCTATAAATGGTTCAGGTTTCACCAAGGCTCTTGAAGAAATTCCCGAGGACCAGAAAGCTGATAAATGTGATGATGTGCAGATGAAAAGGGCTATCAAGCGCCAAACAACCCGAAGAGTAAGACATGGAGACAGGAAACTTTTGGCCCCAGTGGCAAAACATCTACATGGATTAATTGCTTGTGACCAGACAAAGACAAGCGGTGGTGTAATTAATAGTCATGGGTTAAAACAAGATGAGCTTGGTTGTGCTGGAGAAGGTCCTAATTTTAGAGATGATTTTCTCTCTCGAGTGGATCCACCTGTGGAGAAATTATCAGCTACCAGTTCTTCCAGAGGCAGTCCACATATTAGTGATGAATGCGCTCTCAGCAGTAATTCCTCTGTTGCTGAACATCCTCATGAGAAACTTCAATCCCGGGCATTGATTGACCTGAACATACCTGTAGCTCAAGATGCTGAAACGGAACCTTCAATGATGGAAGTGATGGAAGTACAAGATGATCAAGCAAGCAGGCAAACAGAGGATTTTCAGCGGCAAAAAATCACCACACCGGTAGCATGTGATTCTATTCCTCAGCAGCCACCTAATATGAACAACCGAAGGCACAGCACAAGAAACCGGCCGCCGACCACTAAAGCTCTAGAAGCCCTTGCTTGTGGCTTCTTAAGCATAAAGCAGAAGCGGAAGAGTAGAGATGATTTTTCACTAGATAACCGGATGTCAAGGCCTTCACGACGTGCTCGCAGTAAGATGAGAATCACTGAAAACTTCAGTGTTGATATGACAAATTTTGAAGgagatgaaagaagaagaaatggtggGTGCAAGAGTAACGGAGACATGCTCAGCGAGGTTCAGATTTAA
- the LOC118034513 gene encoding protein SRC2 isoform X1, giving the protein MQTHQRRLPSNLQIAIGTHTKLSLSPPLPSLSLSISMDQRTLDINVISARDLKDVNYISKMDVYAVVSISGVDSKQKPKQKNKTPVDRAGGKSPTWNFPIKFTIPETSLAENRLSLVFKLKCERALGDKDIGEVNVPIKELLDSAGDGKSMKFVSYQVRKPSGKPKGEINFSFKFGEIEKVVAPEAPEASSSAAKATNSNSQPVAAYPAGPTSVPYGGPGSYPPPPSGYGYPPTPPYGGYPPPPPPGYGYPPPPPGYGYPPAQGGYGYPPPVQGGYGYPPPVQGQQPQKKNKFGMGLGAGLLGGAIGGLLIGDMVSDASGFDDAGGFDF; this is encoded by the coding sequence ATGCAAACCCATCAGCGGAGGTTGCCAAGTAACTTGCAAATTGCCATCGGAACTCACACcaagctctctctctcccctcctctcccctctctctctctctctatatccATGGATCAAAGAACCTTAGATATCAATGTCATCTCTGCAAGAGATCTCAAAGATGTCAATTATATCTCCAAAATGGATGTGTATGCTGTTGTTTCAATCTCTGGTGTTGactcaaaacaaaaacccaagcaaaaaaacaaaaccccagTAGATAGAGCTGGTGGAAAAAGCCCCACTTGGAACTTCCCTATAAAATTCACTATCCCTGAAACCTCACTTGCAGAAAACCGTCTGAGTCTTGTTTTCAAGCTTAAATGTGAGCGTGCTTTAGGGGATAAAGATATTGGTGAAGTCAACGTGCCAATAAAGGAGCTTTTGGATTCAGCTGGCGATGGTAAATCCATGAAGTTTGTTAGCTATCAGGTGAGGAAACCATCAGGGAAACCTAAAGGTGAgattaacttttcttttaagttcGGTGAGATTGAGAAAGTAGTGGCTCCTGAAGCTCCTGAAGCATCATCATCAGCAGCGAAGGCAACTAATTCCAACAGTCAGCCTGTCGCTGCATATCCTGCGGGGCCTACCTCTGTTCCTTATGGTGGACCTGGCTCATATCCACCACCCCCATCTGGATATGGATATCCACCTACACCACCATATGGCGGATACCCACCGCCTCCACCACCAGGTTATGGATACCCACCGCCACCACCTGGATATGGATATCCCCCTGCTCAAGGGGGGTATGGGTACCCACCACCTGTTCAAGGGGGGTATGGGTACCCACCACCAGTGCAAGGGCAGCAGCCgcaaaagaagaataaatttgGGATGGGCCTCGGGGCTGGATTGCTAGGAGGAGCTATTGGTGGGCTTTTGATTGGAGATATGGTGTCTGATGCTTCAGGATTTGATGATGCTGGTGGGTTTGatttttga
- the LOC118034512 gene encoding uncharacterized protein produces MRPLDEKEMGEVFKKLMLFTGNNLKNIIESPSHEGPDPNPGRYCFRLHKNKVFYISESIVKRATNIGRKNLVSLGTCIGKFTHRGDFRLTTQSLNLLAANAKNKVWLKPTSEMSFLYGNHVLKGGLGKITDSINQNDGVVVFSMSDVPLGFGTAARSTQDCRKCDPNGIVVHHYSDIGEYLRDEDDL; encoded by the coding sequence ATGAGGCCTTTGGACGAGAAAGAGATGGGTGAAGTCTTCAAGAAACTGATGCTGTTCACAGGAAACAACctcaaaaacatcattgaaaGCCCATCACATGAAGGACCAGATCCGAACCCAGGTCGGTACTGCTTCAGGCTCCACAAAAACAAGGTATTTTACATCAGTGAATCAATAGTGAAGCGAGCAACAAACATTGGCCGCAAAAATTTGGTATCTTTAGGTACTTGTATTGGGAAATTCACTCATAGGGGTGATTTTAGATTGACTACACAGTCATTGAATTTATTGGCTGCAAATgctaaaaataaagtttggttgAAGCCCACTTCAGAGATGTCTTTTTTGTATGGGAATCATGTGTTAAAAGGTGGGTTAGGGAAGATTACTGATAGTATCAATCAAAATGATGGTGTTGTCGTGTTTTCAATGAGTGATGTGCCTTTGGGGTTTGGAACCGCCGCCAGGTCGACACAGGATTGTAGGAAGTGTGATCCTAATGGGATTGTTGTGCATCACTACTCTGATATTGGTGAGTATTTGAGAGATGAAGATGATCTTTGA
- the LOC118034516 gene encoding uncharacterized protein isoform X2, translating to MDAIEGNSEWNCIEDESAEQSLSPGICDAYRDPELLPRIGDEYQAQIPALMTECANRLLVENPADAKISSATCDEFLVGLPVSLMWISEEVESIKHEPQGYPCDLTDTSNSNESVKPESIREAKIVPGVDLKAKVEHMDITTNGGMEVGESAKLCFQPELSNEMPFKLGSKVYSLVPGSVNNPWSEAEEDSFLLGLFIFGKNLVQVKNFVESKTMRDILSFYYGKFYRSDRHRKWSECRKIRSRKCVYGQRIFTGSRQHEMLSRLLPQLSEECRNILLEAAKAFGEGKMLLEEYVFTLKLTVGLRALVEAVGIGKGKQDLTGFTMESLKSNQVAHVRPEIPTGKACSTLTPVEIINYLTGGYRLSKARSNDLFWEAVWPRLLARDWHSEQPNDHGFAAASRHSLVFLIPGIKKFSRRKLVKGDHYFDSVSDVLNKVALDPTLLELDIGEDKGDGSKEETTWNNKTNLDQGDFPGQQRHCYLKPRTPSRTSNAMMFTVVDTSLANKETKKVRELRSLPVGLMSISNSRSDSEDSDDDSSKESTDESDSCDNLCSDKNKRTMIKTTKNDLDKGVFSDSEGVENNALKQSFPINGSGFTKALEEIPEDQKADKCDDVQMKRAIKRQTTRRVRHGDRKLLAPVAKHLHGLIACDQTKTSGGVINSHGLKQDELGCAGEGPNFRDDFLSRVDPPVEKLSATSSSRGSPHISDECALSSNSSVAEHPHEKLQSRALIDLNIPVAQDAETEPSMMEVMEVQDDQASRQTEDFQRQKITTPVACDSIPQQPPNMNNRRHSTRNRPPTTKALEALACGFLSIKQKRKSRDDFSLDNRMSRPSRRARSKMRITENFSVDMTNFEGDERRRNGGCKSNGDMLSEVQI from the exons ATGGATGCTATCGAAGGGAATTCTGAGTGGAATTGCATTGAAGATGAATCTGCTGAGCAATCACTTTCTCCGGGTATTTGCGATGCCTACAGAGATCCTGAGCTGCTTCCTCGCATTGGAGATGAGTACCAAGCTCAAATTCCAGCTCTTATGACAGAATGTGCCAACCGGTTGCTTGTGGAGAATCCAGCTGATGCAAAAATCTCGTCTGCTACTTGCGATGAGTTTTTGGTTGGGTTGCCTGTATCATTAATGTGGATCAGTGAGGAAGTTGAGAGCATTAAACATGAACCACAAGGTTACCCTTGTGATTTGACTGACACATCCAATAGCAACGAGTCTGTAAAACCTGAAAGCATTAGAGAGGCAAAGATTGTTCCAGGAGTTGACTTGAAAGCTAAGGTTGAGCATATGGATATTACAACGAATGGTGGCATGGAAGTAGGAGAATCTGCAAAGTTATGTTTTCAACCAGAATTAAGTAATGAAATGCCTTTTAAGCTTGGAAGCAAAGTTTACTCCTTAGTTCCTGGTTCTGTGAACAACCCTTGGAGTGAAGCAGAGGAGGACAGTTTTCTTCTTGgtttatttatctttggaaaaaATCTTGTTCAAGTGAAGAACTTTGTTGAGAGCAAGACGATGCGTGACAtactttcattttattatggTAAGTTTTATAGGTCTGACAGACACCGTAAATGGTCAGAGTGCCGTAAAATAAGAAGCAGAAAATGTGTATACGGACAAAGGATTTTTACAGGATCGAGGCAACATGAGATGTTATCTCGTTTGCTTCCACAATTGTCAGAGGAATGCAGAAATATTTTGCTTGAG GCTGCCAAGGCATTTGGAGAGGGAAAAATGTTGCTGGAAGAATATGTATTCACTTTAAAGTTGACAGTTGGATTGCGTGCCCTCGTAGAGGCAGTGGGAATTGGCAAAGGAAAACAAGACCTCACAGGCTTTACCATGGAGTCTCTGAAGTCTAATCAAGTTGCTCATGTCCGTCCAGAAATACCAACCGGAAAAGCATGCTCAACCCTTACACCTGTTGAAATTATCAACTACCTAACTGGTGGCTATCGCTTAAGCAAAGCCCGGTCAAATGATCTGTTCTGGGAAGCTGTTTGGCCTCGATTACTTGCAAGAGATTGGCATTCTGAACAGCCTAATGATCATGGTTTTGCTGCTGCCTCCAGGCATTCTCTGGTCTTTCTGATCCCTGGCATCAAGAAGTTTTCAAGAAGGAAACTAGTGAAAGGAGACCACTATTTTGATTCTGTCAGTGATGTCCTGAATAAAGTTGCTTTGGATCCAACGCTTCTTGAGCTTGACATTGGAGAAGATAAGGGTGATGGTAGCAAGGAAGAAACCACATGGAACAACAAGACAAATTTGGACCAAGGAGATTTTCCTGGTCAACAACGCCATTGTTACCTCAAACCTAGAACTCCAAGCCGCACTTCAAATGCCATGATGTTTACCGTAGTTGATACAAGTCTTGCCaataaggaaacaaaaaagGTGAGAGAACTGAGGAGCTTACCAGTTGGATTGATGAGCATATCCAACTCCAGAAGTGATTCTGAAGATAGTGATGATGATTCTTCAAAGGAGTCAACTGATGAATCTGATTCTTGTGATAACCTGTGTTCTGATAAGAATAAGAGGACCATGATAAAAACCACAAAGAATGATTTGGACAAGGGAGTATTTTCTGACAGTGAAGGCGTTGAAAATAATGCTTTAAAGCAGAGTTTTCCTATAAATGGTTCAGGTTTCACCAAGGCTCTTGAAGAAATTCCCGAGGACCAGAAAGCTGATAAATGTGATGATGTGCAGATGAAAAGGGCTATCAAGCGCCAAACAACCCGAAGAGTAAGACATGGAGACAGGAAACTTTTGGCCCCAGTGGCAAAACATCTACATGGATTAATTGCTTGTGACCAGACAAAGACAAGCGGTGGTGTAATTAATAGTCATGGGTTAAAACAAGATGAGCTTGGTTGTGCTGGAGAAGGTCCTAATTTTAGAGATGATTTTCTCTCTCGAGTGGATCCACCTGTGGAGAAATTATCAGCTACCAGTTCTTCCAGAGGCAGTCCACATATTAGTGATGAATGCGCTCTCAGCAGTAATTCCTCTGTTGCTGAACATCCTCATGAGAAACTTCAATCCCGGGCATTGATTGACCTGAACATACCTGTAGCTCAAGATGCTGAAACGGAACCTTCAATGATGGAAGTGATGGAAGTACAAGATGATCAAGCAAGCAGGCAAACAGAGGATTTTCAGCGGCAAAAAATCACCACACCGGTAGCATGTGATTCTATTCCTCAGCAGCCACCTAATATGAACAACCGAAGGCACAGCACAAGAAACCGGCCGCCGACCACTAAAGCTCTAGAAGCCCTTGCTTGTGGCTTCTTAAGCATAAAGCAGAAGCGGAAGAGTAGAGATGATTTTTCACTAGATAACCGGATGTCAAGGCCTTCACGACGTGCTCGCAGTAAGATGAGAATCACTGAAAACTTCAGTGTTGATATGACAAATTTTGAAGgagatgaaagaagaagaaatggtggGTGCAAGAGTAACGGAGACATGCTCAGCGAGGTTCAGATTTAA
- the LOC118034514 gene encoding mitochondrial thiamine diphosphate carrier 2 isoform X1 has product MRMEGEEPATADGGGQIKRALIDATAGAIAGGISRTVTSPLDVIKIRFQVQLEPTSLWALVRSNVTAPSKYTGMLQATKDIFREEGLPGFWRGNVPALLMVMPYTAIQFAVLHKLKTFAAGSSKTEDHIQLSPYLSYASGALAGCAATVGSYPFDLLRTILASQGEPKVYPTMRSAFVDIVRTRGFRGLYAGLSPTLVEIVPYAGLQFGTYDTFKRWTMAWNHHVSSTTSSISTDDNLSSFQLFICGLAAGTCAKLVCHPLDVVKKRFQIEGLQRHPKYGGRVEHHAYRNMFDALRRILQTEGWAGLYKGIVPSTVKAAPAGAVTFVAYEFTSDWLESILT; this is encoded by the exons ATGAGAATGGAAGGGGAGGAGCCAGCCACAGCAGATGGAGGAGGGCAGATAAAAAGGGCGTTAATAGATGCAACAGCAGGTGCTATTGCAGGTGGTATTTCACGTACTGTTACATCTCCTCTTGATGTCATCAAGATCAGATTCCAg GTTCAACTGGAGCCAACGTCTTTGTGGGCATTGGTTCGCAGTAATGTGACTGCACCATCAAAGTACACAGGAATGTTGCAAGCAACAAAGGATATATTTAGAGAGGAAGGTTTACCG GGTTTTTGGCGTGGAAATGTCCCAGCTTTACTTATGGTTATGCCATACACTGCCATACAATTTGCGGTGTTGCACAAATTGAAAACATTTGCTGCCGGTTCTTCTAAGACAG AGGATCATATTCAGTTGAGTCCTTACCTCTCCTATGCCAGCGGAGCATTAGCAGGGTGTGCAGCTACAGTTGGATCGTACCCATTTGATCTTCTAAGAACCATACTAGCTTCACAGGGTGAACCTAAG GTGTATCCAACGATGAGGTCAGCATTTGTTGATATTGTCAGAACTCGTGGCTTCAGAGGCTTATATGCTGGATTATCCCCAACACTGGTTGAGATTGTTCCTTATGCTGGACTTCAGTTTGGCACCTACGATACATTTAAGCGCTGGACCATG GCCTGGAACCATCATGTATCGTCTACCACAAGCTCCATAAGCACAGATGATAACCTTTCAAGCTTTCAGCTTTTTATCTGCGGGTTAGCAGCTGGCACATGTGCCAAACTTGTCTGTCATCCTCTTGATGTGGTCAAGAAAAGGTTCCAG ATTGAAGGACTACAGAGGCACCCAAAGTATGGTGGTCGAGTCGAGCATCATGCTTACAGAAACATGTTTGATGCTCTTCGCCGAATTTTGCAGACGGAGGGCTGGGCTGGTCTTTATAAAGGCATCGTCCCATCAACTGTCAAGGCTGCACCAGCTGGTGCTGTAACATTTGTGGCCTATGAATTCACATCAGACTGGCTGGAGTCTATTTTGACTTGA